From the genome of Triticum aestivum cultivar Chinese Spring chromosome 1A, IWGSC CS RefSeq v2.1, whole genome shotgun sequence:
TTGCCACAGTTCCTTGAGAAACTTTTGTCATGTTATTGACTTTTGTTTCGCTGGAGATGGAGACGTGGGGCATCCTTTTAGAGGGTTGGCTACTTATAAAACTCTCACTACTCTTGCCGGAGACCAACATACGGTCAGCAATGctgagactgtggacatcattaaTGTTGCTGCTGCTCCTTGGGGCAGCGGCAGCTGCAACAGCAGCTACCACGGCGACCACTCGTGGGTGTCAGCCGAGCTGCGGCGGCGTTGATATCCCCTACCCCTTCGGCATCGGCGCCGGCTGCTTCCGCAAGGGCTTCGAGATCGAGTGCATCAACGTTGGCCCTGTGCTCGCCGGCACATCCCTCCGGGTGCTCAAGCTGTCGCTGGATCCAGATGAGTCGCAGGTGATGCTTCCCATCGGGTGGGAGTGCTACAACGCCTCCGACCCGAGCGACACCTATGAAAACTGGGACTATGGAGAGACAACGATGAACAATGACGGCGTCTACCGCATCTCCAACACGCACAACATGCTCGTCGTCGTCGGCTGCAACACCTTGGGCTTCGCACTCAGCAAACCGACCAAGGGCAGCAACTACAAGTACGCCTACCAGACTGGGTGCGTATCCTTCTGCAACAACTCGGCCAGCGCGCAGGACGGCCTCTGCGACGGCGTCGGGTGCTGCCACGTCAACATCCCGCCGGGGCTCACTGACTACTACTTCAACTTCCACGAGTACGACCACTCCGCCATGATGGACTACAGCCCGTGCGACTACGCCTTCCTCGTTGACAGGAACAACTACACCTTCCAGCGGTCCGACCTCAAGATGAACACAAACCAGATCATGCCGGTGTGGCTGGACTGGGCCATTCGCGTAAACGATTCCATCTCCGAGGACATACTATCATGCAAGCAAGCGGCCAAGACGGGTCAGTACGCCTGCGCCAGCGCCCACAGCGACTGCGTCAACTCGACCAATGGACCTGGCTACAACTGCAAGTGCTCCAAAGGCTACGAGGGCAACGCTTACGTCGACGACGGATGCATCAGTAAGTTTCCGTGCTTTTAGTCTGACTACAATTTTATTTATTTGAGAGGGCGCCATGGCAGTGGGGAGACTGTCACCCTGGCATCGGATTGGTGAAGAGGTCAAACGGCCCTCGCCTGTCACGGCAAAGAAGGTAGATACGAGCAATGGATCGGCGGCTGAAGGTAGGTTTAGGTAGGGGACAACGGAAGGAAGAATAGCTGCCGGCGGTGGGAGGGTAGGGTTTGGAAGAAAAGACAAGGACCGCGGAGTTATAAGAGAACAAGACCTGTAAAAGAACTCCCCCTAAATATATGGTTTTATGGGGTGTTGATCTAATTTATGGGAGGTACTTAGGTATTGTGCTTTAGCATGACCCATAAATATCTTTCATGTAAAACATGTTTTTTCTTCATATTTCTTTCTTAACTAGCATACAAAAGTAGATAATTAATTACATTTAGGTCCTTGAAATAAGAAAAACAGCCTCGAGCCATTGCAAACCAAAACTTTAATTGCAGCAAGGTCCTTTGAGCTCAGCTGGATAACCATCAACCTGGCCCGGGCTGCCCGCAGCGGGGCGAGGCGGGCAAGGCAGCAGGGTTCGGTGGGCTAGATGGTCGGGGCAGTGCCACAGCATGGTGAGGTGGCCCGTAGTGGGCTGAGGCAAGATGGGCAGCACGGTGAGGTGGCGATGAACAGCTGGTCGGCCACGTGAGGTACGTCGAAGAGGCGGGCGCTGCGGGCAGGAGTCGCGACAGACACCCCGAGCCACGAGGACCAGTTGGGCGGGCGGCGGACTCGATGGCTAGACTAGAGGGGCGGCAGAGTCGGCAGAGTTCATCATCGGCGATCCAAGTAGTGCGGCGCCGCCTGAGCAACGCGTGGAGGCGAGCGTACTAGGGGGCTGAATTTTCAGCAGTTGGCTCCCGCTACGATTCAAAGGAAAGTTTACCGGAagacacgtgagggggagtgttgacgtataatgtgctgcctagtctctttcatcagatcggtcttttggttgtaTTGGCTAGAGTacgcacttctacatggtatcagagccaagaggttttgagttcaagacccggctggcgcaattaaattgcagcccactttcggtccacgtttaggcctgagggagccacacgtgagggagagtgttgacgtataatgtgttgcCTAGTCTCTTTCATTAGATCGCCCTTTtcgttgcattggctagagcatgcacttctacagaaTCATCTCCCCCTAGATGGAAGGGTAGTTGGGCTGATTATATTGGTCCCCTAATTTTTCTTTTAAGTTCTATGGAAACTATTGGAGCACGGATTTTGGCCTAACTCCCCCTAAACCAGAATCGTTACAAGGGAAACTGTTGGTGATGTTGTAATGGCGTGGTGGTGGTCATAACTGGCTGGTGGCTAATTTGGGCTGAGCATCTTCAAATCCTCAATAAAACTACTCCAGTAATCACTTGTTGAGGCTCTCAAATAACTACTTTTGTGTTATTGGGATGGATGCTTTCGCAAATCCTTAATAACCCCATGTGCACCCAACctcgcatctctctctctctctctctctctctctctctctctctctgacggcaggtggtggtggcggcaggTGCTGACAATGGTAGCAGCGGCCACGGTGATTGCGGTGGGCTGTGATGGCGGCAACAACGCTCTGTGGTCCGGTGGCCGGCGAAGGCGGTGGTGGCGTGGTCGGCAACAACGGTGGCACGGGCAGCGTCGGGTGATAGAGTTAGCAGCAACTGACATATATATGGGCCTCACGTTATTTGGGAGAGTATTGGAAGAAGCTCAAGTGCCTCCATATTTGGGAAGTCGGGCTAAATTATTTGGGGCGTCCCAAACAATATTGAGCATTGGAGACCTGTTGAAGCTTGTTTTTGCCCCATTCATATCTAAATATTATTAGATATTGGGAATCTGTTAAACATGCTCTTAGTGGTGAAATATGACCACTAACAGGCCGATCTAAGCGAAAGATGAGTGATGGGACATCATGGAGAGGACAAAAGACTCACCACTGACAGGTCACCCGACTGATCGTTTGGTTAAAAAAAAACCTGACTGGTCGTAAAGTGGTGTCGTTGTTGACTTGGTAGCATAGCCCTCACTCATCGATCATGGCTGATCGGTTAGTGCTGCGCATCACCACTGACGGGTGGTTGGTGGACGGTCAGTGTTGGAGCAGTATTTCTAGCAGTAGTAGTTGATTACAATCTCAATATTTGGTGAATATGCAATTTGTATATTTGTTTCCATATATAGTTAATTTTTTCTTCATTGAATTGAAATCACACATTTTCTAAATCAGTTGAGACTGAAAAAACCTTAGTAGATGAAAACATACAAAACTATGTTTCTTCTTGACCAATGTTCTAAATAATATTCATTTTGTGAATTTGCGGCCGGGACACAGATATAGATGAATGTGCAGATCCTGCCAAGTATCCTTGCTATGGTGTATGCAAGGACACCCAAGGATGGTACGGATGCGAATGTCCTGCAGGTTATCGGAGCCATGACCCAAGAACAGAACCATGTACTCAACAGTTCGCACTTGCAGCACAAATCTCCATAGGTAAACATCATACTCCTACTACACCTGTTACTTCTCAATGTATTGATGCCATCGCTTTTGCTAATTTAGTTATGTAAATTGTTCTCTCTTAGTCGCCCCAAAATACGTAAACAGAGCTAGTTAAATTATTCTTGCAACTATCTCTTTTCTAATATGTATTCGTATTGTTTGAGGCTCACAAGTCAAGTCACAAGAATTTACCACAATTTAAACTACCTGCTGAACAGAAAGATAATCCTCAATCTTATAGTATATATTAGGATCCCTAATTGAACGGTTACATTCAATTTGTAAGTATCTTGCTACCCATTTTAAAATATTTGCTTGCGCTTCATACCAAGCATAAACTCAAAAATTAAGTTTGATTATTAAAATAGTTACGTTCCATGGCCAACTAATTAGTGACCATAAACTTTGATTATTACAATAGTGAAGCTTGTTTCTTTGTCCATGTAGGTGCAATTGGTGGTATTCTTGTCTTGGCATTTCTGGCATTCTTTTTTGTTCTTCGCAAAGAGAAGCAGAAGGCCAGAGATTTTTACCGAAAGAATGGTGGGCTTACATTAGAGAAAGCTAGAACTATTAAGATTTACACAAGGGACAATCTGAAACCAATTTTGAAGAGTAGCAATCTAATTGGTAAAGGTGGTTTTGGTGAAGTTTACAAGGGTGTCGTTGATGGAGCTACTGTCGCAGTAAAGAAACCGAATGGTCGTAGTGTGCTAGAAAAGGAGCAATTTCCAAATGAAGTCATCATCCTGTCTCAAGTCAGCCACAAGAACATTGTAAGGCTTTTAGGTTGTTGCCTCGAAGTGGATAACCCCATGCTCGTCTATGAATTCATCTCCAAAGGAAGCTTGGAGGACAATCTTTATCGTGCTGACAACGAGGAGCTTCTCGATTTGGATGTACGTCTAAGTATTCTTGAAGAGTCAGCACAAGGTCTAGCTTATATGCACTCACAAATCCATAACAAAATCCTGCATGGTGATGTTAAACCAGCAAACATACTCTTGGATGAGAACTTTTCCCCGAAGATCGCGGATTTTGGGATATCGAGGTTGCTTGCAAAAGGTAAGTACCACACTGGAAACGTCATAGGTGACATGTCTTATATGGATCCTGTGTACCTACAATCAGGTCGATTGACCGACAAAAGTGATGTCTATAGTTTCGGTGTTGTCATCTTAGAGCTCATTAGCAGGAAGAGCGCCACTGACTCTGAAAATAATAGCCTAGTGAGGAGCTTCCTAGAGTGTCAACAAAAAGGGGAGAGTATGACTGAGCTCTTTGATAAGGAAATTGCAACAACAGGAGATTTGGGATTTCTTAACAAGTTGGCAGAGATTGCTCTTGAGTGTCTTAACCTTGATGCAGATCAAAGACCATCAATGACAAATGTTGCAGGGCGCCTTCTCACATTGCATAGGTCCCGTAATCCTTAGGTTTGTTTACGGACCGGAGTTTCAATGGCATGTTAAGTTGAATAAAATAGGTAGCTATTAGTGTCAACCTTTGTTGTATTCGTTGTTACTATAGTGAGTAACTTTACATTTCATATGACCAAATGTATGGATTGATTTCCGATTAAACTTTATTGTAATAGGGATTTAAACATCATCTTCCATAACAATATCTGGGCTAGGTACATCACTAGTACAGTATGTAGTGTTTTTTCTTTGGGCAGAGACACCTGCCTTGGGATTGCCTCTATGATTCATGACAAAACAGAATAGTTGAGTGAAAAGCTATGGATCACATGCGCCCCACCAGACAACGAGTCCTCGCTACTGGACTGGTGGCGATCGGCACAACAATCCGCCCCAACGCCCATGCGCAAGGGCCTGGGCTCCATGACCCTCCAAGTTCTTATAATCTGGCAACTTATATGAATATAACCTAGTAAATGAATGGCATTAATATTGTAACTACCACCGGAGAAGGTGGTCAAAATATATCAACATGAGAATCCAAGATTGAAGATAATATTGCAATCAAATCATCAGTAGAAATATAAAGTTAATTGGATTAGCAGCTCGTGACATAAAATGAATTTTAGTCCCCGCGAGTGCAGTCCAGGATTTCAACCAACAACTCCGTTAGAAACAGCAGCAATAAGCGAGGCTAGAGTTTTCTACCAACGATCAAAACTACAACACCTGCATAGTCCAAAAGCCGATACAAAAAGCCTCAATTGGACTGTTGATTGAAAGTCCTTGACGTTGTTTCTTGACATGAACCGAAAATACTAATGCTTACCACTGCAATTTCTTTATATGATGACGAAAACGACTAGAATGACCATTTCAGGACCTGGACATCTGAAGCTAGTTCGAAGCCAGATAAGATGTACAGGCTTAATTAGTGAAGTCTAATGCTACTCTAGGTAGTATTCTCGCAGGTGTTTACAACAAGGTTAGGGATATCTAAGGTTGTTCTTCCTTCAGTGACAAAGACTTGATCTTTAGAAATTTCTGACCTCAAGAGAGCACTCTAAAAATTCATCTTACTGGTAGTTGATGTCAAGACTTCCAATCAGTAGTAATTTAATTAATAAACGAGTTGTCATTTGGCGCCCATAGATGGTTGCTATTTATAAGGATGAATGCCGGTGGAACACATACCTCATGATGATTGCTATTGTGCAGGTGCAGGTGTCTACCTGATGAGAATTTCTAGCAACAACAATCCAGTTGCACGGTTATATTGGGTTATTTCATCACCCCATATCCTACTTTTCATAAACTATATGCTTTTGCAGCGGAAATATACATATGATCCCTGAATACCACACTTATTTCGTCACGACAAGAAAACAATGGATACCTTTGAATTAGGGTTTGCCTAATTATCTGGTTCCACCTCAGTCTAGATAATTGGAATAATTAAGATAGTGGATGAAAATTGAACTTATAATTTGCATCTTACAAACAAAAAAATGGCTGCTCTTTCTGTTCACACCCCTTCCTCAACAAGTAAAAGATCCATGCAGAAACACAATTTCTGACCCCGACAATTCTCAGAAGATTTATACATGGACTCAGTGGGAATGTGAACTTACATGCTAGGTGCCTGGTAGAAAGAAATTCTGATGCGCCTGCATTGCAGCTCCGAGGCAAGTCTGTGAAAAGTGCAGAAAGAACGGCACTTCCAGCAACACCATTTACCATCAAGGCGGCAGGAAACTGGCAAGACAGCTGCAGCAGGCCAACACGATCATCAACATGCACTATGCCCAAATGGCAACCCGTCCATCAAGTTAGTTGTAGTAACAGGAAGTCAGGAACCCGTCAACAATGGTTTGTGCCAGCAGCAAATATAGTATTACTCCTTCCTTGATGACcatatataagtctttttagagatttcaataagaactacatgcagatgtatataggcatattttaaagcgtacattcactcattttactccataTATAGTCCCAATTGAAATCTGTAataggacttatatttaggaacggagggagtgtaTTACATGAAAAGACAACTAAAAAACAACAACATGAAAAGACGCTGCCGCTCTCTTGGATGTCTTACTTGCCGTTTTTTAGTGCAAATCAGGGACCTCTGAATTGTGTGGCATATTCCTTGGTACCACATATCAAGCTTCTTATGAAAATATTTGTGTTAACATCCACACCAAGTTTTGTGTTGAATAAGGAATAGTGCGCAGCAGGCGAGCAACTACCATGAAAATGACTTGGGCCAACAGAGCTAGATAGTGAACTTTTGGAACTAGTTAGACCCCTGAGATGATAATGTCTACCATATAGTCCAAAATATTAAACTGTGAGAGGGAGACGATAATCAATCAGTGGGAGCCCTGGCACCACCGTGCTGCCGAGATCCTCTTTCCAGCGATCAAGCTCCATTGACTCGGTATCATTTCTACTTTCCCCTCCACAAGCTCATCCCTGCACTCATGTCATCAGTTGCTTATCGGCTTTTCATGCATGCAGTCTCCGTTTCCGTTCAACTTCAAGCACCATGGGTCGTCATGCCAGTCTGTTCTTCCTCCCGCTTGCAACTGCAGCACCCGTGCTCTCCATGGTACAAGGCTTTGGCTATCCGACAGCCAACCTCGCGACACTTTGGATCAACAATGATGCCTCCCTCCTGCACAACTTCCACTATGACGGAGGTTTTGTCATGCGTCCCATTCTCCTCTGTTCACAAAGTACATACTATAGCCAGTCCTTTGCCATAGGGTTCTTCTGTGCCCCACCTTATGACATGTTTTACTTTATCGAAAAagactttcgccccgctttataagtAAAGCAACCACCAAGCACAAAGTATCAAGATAACAACAGAACACACCACACACAAACACAACGCCACCGCAGGCCAGgtccaacacacacacaaaaacagacAGACCCAAGTTCATCTGTGGgcacagcacaacaagcccaacACAGGGGCGTGGTGCAGTGGAGATCGGTGCCCGATGCGcggtgatggactcgcgcaggtggAGGTAGTTGTCTGGCGTCAAGGTGGCGTTGATGGCGGCgtggcctgacaaggtagaagcctcaatatctgctctgaagacggacctgtggaagatggcagcgatgacacatgtgagtgcgtcagaccagtttatgccccagaccaggtatgtggctcggctggggcttctggcttttgatgataggcttaggtgagtAGACCGGGTATTTGGCCCaggtagcaccccttcatcatatggataggagtagtggcatatgttgccaagatggcggattcagacattttattgtaatactttgtaaggtcctcgtgaataatcaataaagtggccatatgcatctcccagatgcagaggccatgggtcatcctccttttctaaaaaaaaatctgtgggcacagcacaacaagcccaacACAGGGGCACTACGATAAAACACATAGAAGGCGGTGGCGGTGGCAAGATGACGACGATCTAATATGGTTCCGGTGGTGGAGGGGGAAGCAGTGGAGCCATCCGGAGAGCCATTGCGCGAAGCtgggtgatgatggaggtgatggcgtCTCTCTCACTGGGACGGCTAAggggccgccaaagctgcaagtaaccagaccaTTTGAACAAAGCGTCAGTAGCACGACGAAGAGGAATATGCTGAATCACAAGTTTATTCATAACAGTCCACAGCGTCCAGGCAAGCACCCCAATGGCCAGCTACCTAATGTGGCGCAACGCGGGTGGAATCGCCTGGAGTTCGATGAAGAGAGCGGGGAAGTTGTTGTGGTCCCAGCTTCCACCCACTACCTCGCGGAAACAACTCCATATGATGCGCGGACACGCAGGTCAGGCCTACAAAGCGGACAACGACCATCACCAGGGCCATTGCGCTTCAGGACTTCCACGCCGGACGGGAGGCGACCGCGAATCCATTGCCACAAGAAGATCCTAATTTTCAGAGGGAGGCGAATCTCCCAGATGGAGGTGAGCGCCTCATGGCCAAGCGAGGGGGCGATGGTCTGGTAGAGAGATTTAGTGGGGAATTGCCCAGACGGCACTAGGCGCCATCTGGATTGGTCATCTTCAGTCGTGAGATCAGGCTCGTGCAATGCAATGCAGTCGAGCAGCTCCTGCCAGTCCGCGTTTTCAGCCGGGCCGAAAGGTCTCCGGAACGCGAGTTGCCCCAAGTCAATAAAGGATGTCGCGACAGAAATCTGCGGGGCAGCCACGATGAGAACATGTCGGGAAAGCGAGCCATGAGGGGCGAGTCTCCAGTCCATCTATCGAACCAGAACAGCGTGGCGGTGCCGGACCCTACCTCAATCGAGGTCCCAATCCGGAGGACTGGAAGGAGCTGGATGATGGATTGCTAGAACTGGGAGCCCCCAGACCGCTACCAGAAAGCGAGAGGTTGGCCGCGAAGGTATTTCCGCTGAATGATGCGAAGCCACATGCCACTATATCTGATTGGAAGGCTACGATCAGGTGGTGCACGAAGTGGACCTAGAAGCTCCCGATGAGATTCGACGTGGACAGGGTGGGGCTCGCCGGCACTGACGGGCCCACCCACTATGGAGGCCGAGTTGTTGAACATGGCCGCCACTGCCGTGTCCATTGACAACCGCCCCTCATGCTTCTGCTATCCGAGAGGCAACGGCATGGTTGGTGTCCCATTGCCGGAAAACAACAAAGGCACTGCCATCGAGGTACATTAATTTTTCGGATCAAGCTCATAATAAGTCAATCAATCAACATAACTCAAGCAACAAACTACTCCTTCCGAGATCCTAAATTAATTGACGCAACTTTAGTACAACGTGTGCTTTAGTACAACGTACACTAAAGCTGCGTCAATAGATTTGTACCGGAGGATTCAAGTCGGCAAAGGCAGGACTATAATCGAGGGTGAGAGGGTAGCACTGCTGGGTTATGGGTCCGCGGTGCAGTACTGCGTGGTGATGGTGGCCATGGTGGAGCAGCATGGCCACGACCAGAGGGTCACCGTCGCAGATGCCAGGTTTCGGCAAGCTATTGGACCACGGCAAGCCGTTAGACCACGCTCTCTCATCAGGAGCCTCGCCAAGTCCCACAAGGTGATCATCACCGTCGAGGAAGAGTCCATCGGCGGGTTTGGCTCTCACGTGGCTCAGTCCCTCTTAATACAAACCAAACCAGACAAGTTCAAAATGTGTAGCAACCTGTCATCCTAGCACGAAGTTCACCATGGAatagatataaaatcatgcatgtCATACAATAACATAACAAAGATCACCGGTCAAGTTGCTAGTGAGGCAAAATCTAGAGCTACAACAAAAAAGAGGTGGGATTTCACAAACAAAGGTCTAACCAAGATGTGCCATCCGATGTTAGTCAATCACTGGATATAGTCCTCCATACATAAACATACCCAAGGCACCTCGCTCGTCAGTAACGTGCCTACGGATCCTCCCAAACCCCCCCTCGCCCCAATCCTTTCCCCACAAGTTCTTGAAGCGCCAATACTTAATGCCATCAGGATCCATACCATAACCGACAATCAGGACAGCATGCCATGTAGTTGCGCTACTATCAGGTACAGCTT
Proteins encoded in this window:
- the LOC123066958 gene encoding wall-associated receptor kinase 2 codes for the protein MLRLWTSLMLLLLLGAAAAATAATTATTRGCQPSCGGVDIPYPFGIGAGCFRKGFEIECINVGPVLAGTSLRVLKLSLDPDESQVMLPIGWECYNASDPSDTYENWDYGETTMNNDGVYRISNTHNMLVVVGCNTLGFALSKPTKGSNYKYAYQTGCVSFCNNSASAQDGLCDGVGCCHVNIPPGLTDYYFNFHEYDHSAMMDYSPCDYAFLVDRNNYTFQRSDLKMNTNQIMPVWLDWAIRVNDSISEDILSCKQAAKTGQYACASAHSDCVNSTNGPGYNCKCSKGYEGNAYVDDGCINIDECADPAKYPCYGVCKDTQGWYGCECPAGYRSHDPRTEPCTQQFALAAQISIGAIGGILVLAFLAFFFVLRKEKQKARDFYRKNGGLTLEKARTIKIYTRDNLKPILKSSNLIGKGGFGEVYKGVVDGATVAVKKPNGRSVLEKEQFPNEVIILSQVSHKNIVRLLGCCLEVDNPMLVYEFISKGSLEDNLYRADNEELLDLDVRLSILEESAQGLAYMHSQIHNKILHGDVKPANILLDENFSPKIADFGISRLLAKGKYHTGNVIGDMSYMDPVYLQSGRLTDKSDVYSFGVVILELISRKSATDSENNSLVRSFLECQQKGESMTELFDKEIATTGDLGFLNKLAEIALECLNLDADQRPSMTNVAGRLLTLHRSRNP